The following coding sequences are from one Paenibacillus stellifer window:
- a CDS encoding THUMP domain-containing class I SAM-dependent RNA methyltransferase produces MSKLQLIATAPMGLEAVVARELNELGYETVTENGRVLFSGDYIDICRCNLWLRTSDRVLVKMGQFAAATFDELFEGVKALPWQDWIPEHGEFPVEGRSHKSKLTSVPAAQGIVKKAVVEKLKMKYHTDWFPENGPRYVIEMTLLNDIALITLDTTGPALHKRGYRKLVTEAPLKETMAAAMLQLSRWNGSRPLYDPCCGSGTFLIEAAMMAWNIAPGLRRSFPSEHWPAIPEEAWTQAREEAFDAVKDDLPLQLAGSDIDPKAIEVARAAAKSAGLSGEIAFSVLPAAKAKPEGEYGCIITNPPYGERLSDKEEVEKLIRQFGMMMAQLPTWSFFALSPAKQFEHYFGRKADKRRKLYNGRIECQLYQYLGPLPPREKGTAQSSALPARFSTISPGRKGL; encoded by the coding sequence TTGAGCAAACTGCAGTTGATCGCCACCGCCCCGATGGGTCTGGAGGCTGTTGTCGCCCGCGAACTGAACGAGCTTGGCTACGAGACGGTCACCGAGAACGGCCGTGTCCTCTTTAGCGGGGATTATATCGATATTTGCCGCTGCAATCTGTGGCTGCGCACCTCGGACCGGGTGCTGGTCAAGATGGGCCAATTTGCGGCCGCTACCTTCGACGAACTGTTCGAGGGTGTCAAGGCACTGCCTTGGCAGGACTGGATTCCGGAACACGGCGAATTCCCCGTGGAGGGACGTTCGCATAAATCCAAGCTCACCAGCGTTCCCGCCGCGCAAGGCATCGTGAAGAAAGCCGTTGTCGAGAAGCTAAAGATGAAGTACCACACCGATTGGTTCCCCGAGAACGGTCCTCGTTATGTTATTGAAATGACGCTGCTGAACGATATCGCACTGATCACGCTGGACACGACGGGACCCGCGCTGCACAAGCGGGGCTACCGCAAGCTCGTTACCGAGGCTCCGTTGAAGGAGACAATGGCCGCAGCCATGCTGCAGCTGAGCCGCTGGAATGGCAGCCGCCCCCTCTACGACCCCTGCTGCGGCTCGGGGACGTTCCTGATCGAGGCCGCCATGATGGCCTGGAATATCGCGCCGGGCCTGCGGCGGTCGTTCCCGTCCGAGCATTGGCCCGCCATCCCGGAGGAAGCCTGGACACAGGCCCGGGAAGAGGCCTTCGACGCCGTGAAGGACGATCTTCCACTGCAGCTTGCGGGCAGCGACATCGATCCGAAGGCGATCGAAGTCGCCAGGGCCGCCGCCAAGAGCGCGGGCCTGTCCGGCGAGATCGCTTTCTCCGTCCTGCCGGCCGCCAAGGCGAAGCCGGAAGGTGAATACGGCTGCATCATTACGAATCCGCCTTACGGCGAGCGGCTCAGCGACAAGGAAGAGGTCGAGAAGCTGATCCGGCAGTTCGGCATGATGATGGCCCAGCTGCCGACCTGGTCCTTCTTCGCACTGAGTCCGGCCAAGCAGTTCGAGCATTACTTCGGACGGAAGGCGGACAAGCGGCGGAAGCTGTATAACGGCCGGATCGAATGCCAGTTATATCAGTAT